A stretch of the Myripristis murdjan chromosome 24, fMyrMur1.1, whole genome shotgun sequence genome encodes the following:
- the LOC115356372 gene encoding potassium voltage-gated channel subfamily F member 1-like translates to MWGIHRTRYADCNGSEASEETEIVVNIGGLKQVLYGDVLNRYPETRLAELVNCSPGTSGDLSSLCDDYDPDTGEFYFDRDPEAFKCIIELYDYGEIHMKRGVCPICFMKEMEFWKIDSDFLDECCKSSLKEVEDELAEIAEKVKTILVDREGDPSAGGWQRFQVYLWRLMEKPESSLAARIIAVVSFFFILVSSVVMCVGTIPDLQVEDAEGNLMEHPTLEVIETVCIGWFTIEYVLRLISSPNKIKFVLAFMNIIDFMAIMPFYVVLILTSLGAGMMELANVQQAVQALRIMRIARIFKLARHSSGLQTLTSALKSSLKELGLLLMYMGVGVFLFSALGYTMEQNHPDTLFTSIPQSFWWAVITMTTVGYGDVYPKTTLGRCNAAVSFLCGVIAIALPIHPIINNFVIFYNKQQVLETAARHEIELMALRSGDGHLKAACSSHKAGGAAVWDNTMRSSHSDTYIPLLKDPRGGAGIQTPSMDTSFESTAEATEYFVS, encoded by the coding sequence ATGTGGGGGATCCACAGGACGCGTTATGCTGACTGCAATGGCTCTGAAGCCAGTGAGGAGACAGAGATTGTTGTAAACATCGGCGGACTGAAACAGGTGTTGTATGGGGATGTGTTGAACCGCTACCCGGAGACCCGCTTGGCGGAATTGGTGAACTGTTCACCGGGGACTTCAGGGGACTTATCTTCACTGTGTGATGACTACGACCCCGACACAGgagaattttattttgacagggaTCCTGAAGCATTTAAGTGCATAATTGAGCTGTATGATTATGGAGAGATACACATGAAACGAGGCGTCTGTCCAATTTGTTTTATGAAGGAAATGGAGTTCTGGAAAATCGACTCGGATTTTCTCGACGAGTGCTGCAAAAGCAGTCtgaaggaggtggaggatgaACTCGCGGAGATTGCGGAGAAAGTGAAAACTATCCTGGTTGACCGGGAAGGGGATCCTTCGGCCGGCGGCTGGCAGCGCTTCCAGGTGTACCTCTGGAGACTCATGGAGAAGCCGGAGTCCTCGCTGGCTGCGCGCATCATCGCTGtagtttctttcttcttcatccTGGTCTCCTCCGTGGTGATGTGTGTGGGGACCATCCCTGACCTTCAGGTGGAGGACGCAGAAGGAAACCTCATGGAGCATCCGACTCTGGAGGTTATTGAGACGGTGTGCATCGGATGGTTCACCATTGAATATGTCCTGCGTCTGATATCCTCCccgaataaaataaaattcgtCCTGGCTTTCATGAACATTATTGACTTCATGGCGATCATGCCTTTTTACGTGGTGCTGATTTTAACATCCCTGGGTGCAGGAATGATGGAGCTGGCTAATGTGCAGCAGGCAGTGCAGGCTTTGCGCATAATGCGCATTGCGCGCATTTTCAAGCTGGCACGCCATTCCTCTGGACTCCAGACCCTCACATCTGCCTTGAAGAGCAGCTTGAAAGAGCTGGGCCTGCTTCTCATGTACATGGGCGTAGGAGTGTTCCTTTTCTCGGCGCTGGGCTACACTATGGAGCAGAATCACCCGGACACCTTGTTCACCAGCATCCCACAGTCCTTCTGGTGGGCGGTGATCACCATGACCACAGTGGGATATGGAGACGTCTACCCCAAGACCACTTTGGGTCGGTGTAACGCGGCCGTGAGCTTTCTGTGCGGGGTGATCGCCATAGCGCTGCCTATACACCCCATCATAAacaattttgtcattttctacaaCAAGCAACAGGTGCTGGAGACTGCGGCCAGGCACGAGATTGAGCTGATGGCTCTGCGCTCCGGCGACGGGCACCTGAAGGCCGCGTGCAGCTCTCATAAAGCGGGCGGTGCTGCGGTCTGGGACAACACCATGCGCTCCTCTCACAGCGACACCTACATCCCTTTACTGAAGGACCCGAGGGGAGGCGCAGGGATCCAGACCCCCAGCATGGACACAAGCTTTGAAAGCACAGCCGAGGCCACCGAGTATTTTGTCTCATGA
- the LOC115356619 gene encoding slit homolog 1 protein-like, whose product MSGWCVLAFLCLAYLCCSALSCPALCTCYPRRAEVVCNGVPLTEFPSEGLPKNTTMLTIQFSNITSISEHHLSATPLLEGLHLYSNNLQNLSSDLLRGVPHLNTLDLTGNKLAHLPPNVFSHAPLRSLVLKNNLIEKVDADWLADNSSVTWLDLSENRLKNVPSALLQKLPNLENLDLSQNRLEKIGANSLDSLTKLERLSLQDNKLSSLDPSAFQSNRNLTHLFLMRNQLQKLPENLFQGLDQLRQLYLDSNQLTHIPPGLLDHLTSLDEEGLDLTANPWLCDGKVGYLWRWLKKKKKNVFIAEEIKCAKPQPLAGNGLKMNLWLLLALTVLANCQKRVDGQSCPRLCSCSFSSSGAEVVCSHSSLNHFPADGLPASTTQLAFQSTNLSTVAASDLSVVPFLSKLQLYHNSLRSLPSDLLRDVPRLATLDLTGNQLAHLPPDVFNHTQLRSLVLKTNLIEKLDAEWFTDNSSLTWVDLSENRLADIPSTLFHKLPHVKNLDLSYNNLQDLQPDALNRLHSLESLNLAGNKLKTLKPTTFSNTPKLSQLFLQENQLQELPPTLFQGLQHLELLLLNQNQLQHLPSGLLGERNSTFQVTLTGNPWVCDDKIEYLWRWVSLYPENILFLDEVTCSSPETLKNRQLLSLTEKELGVVKKATIQH is encoded by the exons ATGAGTGGCTGGTGTGTCCTTGCTTTCCTGTGCTTGGCATATTTGTGCTGCAGCGCTCTGTCTTGCCCAGCACTTTGCACGTGCTACCCGAGAAGAGCCGAGGTGGTTTGTAATGGCGTTCCCCTCACAGAGTTTCCCTCTGAGGGTCTCCCAAAGAACACCACCATGTTGACAATTCAGTTCTCCAACATCACTTCCATCTCCGAGCACCATCTGAGCGCCACACCCCTGCTGGAAGGGCTCCATTTATACAGCAACAACCTGCAGAATCTTTCGTCTGATCTTCTCAGAGGTGTTCCACACCTCAACACCTTGGATCTCACAGGCAACAAACTGGCCCATCTGCCTCCAAATGTCTTCAGCCACGCCCCACTCCGCAGTCTGGTGCTCAAGAACAACCTGATTGAGAAAGTGGATGCTGACTGGCTTGCTGACAACAGCAGCGTGACCTGGCTGGACTTGTCTGAGAACCGTTTGAAGAACGTCCCATCAGCTCTGCTTCAGAAACTGCCAAATCTGGAGAACCTGGATCTTTCCCAGAACCGCCTGGAGAAGATAGGTGCAAATTCTCTGGACTCGCTAACCAAGCTTGAGAGGCTCAGCCTGCAGGACAACAAACTAAGCAGTCTGGATCCATCTGCATTTCAGAGCAACCGTAACCTGACGCACCTGTTCCTGATGAGGAATCAACTTCAAAAGCTGCCCGAAAACCTTTTCCAGGGCCTTGATCAGCTCCGTCAGCTCTATCTGGACAGCAACCAGCTGACTCACATCCCACCGGGTCTGCTGGACCACCTGACCTCCTTGGATGAAGAAGGACTGGACTTGACTGCCAACCCCTGGCTGTGTGATGGGAAGGTGGGCTACCTGTGGAGATGgcttaaaaagaagaagaagaatgttTTCATTGCAGAGGAAATCAAATGTGCTAAACCTCAGCCTTTAGCAGGGAA tgGTTTAAAGATGAACTTGTGGCTACTCCTGGCTCTCACTGTGCTGGCCAATTGCCAAAAAAGAGTGGACGGCCAGTCCTGCCCTCGTTTGTGTTCCTGCTCGTTTTCAAGCTCAGGTGCAGAGGTGGTTTGCAGCCACAGCTCTCTTAACCATTTTCCAGCAGACGGTTTACCTGCCAGTACCACTCAGTTAGCCTTCCAGTCCACCAACCTTTCCACTGTTGCAGCCAGTGATTTGAGTGTCGTGCCCTTTTTGAGTAAACTTCAGCTGTACCACAACAGCCTGAGGAGCCTTCCCTCTGATCTACTGAGGGACGTTCCTCGCCTCGCCACCTTGGATCTCACAGGTAATCAGCTGGCTCACCTGCCTCCCGATGTCTTCAACCACACCCAACTCCGCAGTCTGGTGCTCAAGACCAACCTGATTGAGAAACTGGACGCTGAGTGGTTCACTGACAACAGCAGCCTGACCTGGGTGGACTTGTCTGAGAACCGTTTAGCGGACATCCCATCAACTCTGTTTCATAAGCTGCCCCATGTAAAGAACCTGGACCTTAGTTATAACAATCTGCAAGACCTTCAGCCGGACGCGCTGAACCGTCTGCACAGTTTGGAGTCACTGAACCTCGCCggaaacaagttaaaaactCTGAAACCCACAACTTTCAGCAACACCCCAAAACTGTCCCAGCTGTTCCTGCAGGAGAACCAGTTGCAGGAGCTTCCTCCGACCCTCTTCCAAGGCCTTCAACACCTCGAACTCCTGCTGCTCAATCAAAATCAGCTGCAGCATCTCCCATCAGGTCTGCTGGGAGAGAGAAACTCCACATTTCAGGTGACCTTAACAGGAAACCCCTGGGTGTGTGATGACAAGATTGAATACTTATGGAGATGGGTCAGCCTTTATCCTGAGAACATCCTCTTTCTGGACGAGGTGACGTGCAGCAGCCCTGAGACTCTCAAAAATcgacagctgctctctctgacTGAGAAGGAGCTTGGCGTTGTTAAAAAAGCCACAATTCAACATTAG